The Crocinitomicaceae bacterium genome includes a region encoding these proteins:
- a CDS encoding ATP-binding protein — MFQRKLNFEDAGRESLFLWGARQTGKSTLLGQLYPNVLIFDLLLSDVYEKLQRNPKLIREMVAADDSIKQIIIDEIQRIPELLNEIHWLIEHKKIQFILSGSSPRKIIRSGSNLLGGRALRYELFPLISEEIPDFDLIRAINHGLLPRHYLSAQPKKLIAAYIGNYLKDEIVNEAKIRNVAQFSQFLEAAAFSNGELVNYNNIATDCGVSSPTVKEYFQILQDTLIGRFVPAYQKKPKRRVITAPKFYFYDIGIVNHLLRRSKIQPGSEIFGNAFEQFIFHEINAHSSYSGIDYPIAYWRTASQLEIDFVLGNHEIALEIKSTDKISERHAKGLNAFSEEYKVKHSIIVCNETVPRKIGNVLVLPWRQFIQKLWAGDLIH; from the coding sequence ATGTTTCAAAGAAAATTGAATTTTGAGGATGCCGGCCGTGAGTCACTCTTTCTTTGGGGAGCACGACAAACCGGAAAAAGTACATTGCTGGGACAACTTTATCCAAATGTCCTGATTTTTGATTTGTTGCTTTCGGATGTTTATGAAAAGTTGCAGAGAAATCCAAAATTGATTCGTGAAATGGTTGCTGCTGATGACTCAATCAAGCAAATTATTATAGATGAAATTCAACGAATACCTGAACTACTGAATGAAATACACTGGCTTATTGAACATAAAAAAATACAATTCATACTCAGCGGTTCAAGTCCAAGAAAAATTATTCGTTCAGGTTCAAACCTTTTAGGCGGTCGGGCATTGCGTTATGAATTATTTCCATTAATCAGTGAAGAGATACCTGATTTTGATTTGATCCGAGCTATTAACCACGGTCTGTTACCTCGTCACTATTTGAGTGCACAACCTAAAAAACTCATTGCTGCCTACATTGGCAACTACCTGAAAGACGAAATTGTTAATGAAGCTAAAATCAGAAATGTTGCTCAATTTTCACAATTTCTTGAAGCGGCCGCTTTCAGTAATGGCGAACTTGTGAATTACAACAATATTGCCACTGACTGTGGGGTTTCATCTCCAACCGTGAAAGAATATTTTCAAATTTTACAAGATACTTTGATAGGGAGATTTGTTCCTGCATACCAGAAGAAACCGAAACGACGCGTAATCACAGCTCCCAAATTTTATTTCTACGATATTGGAATTGTCAATCATTTGCTGAGACGCTCTAAAATTCAACCAGGTTCTGAAATTTTCGGTAATGCCTTTGAGCAATTCATATTCCACGAAATAAATGCGCACAGCAGTTATTCAGGCATAGATTATCCAATTGCATATTGGCGCACAGCATCACAACTTGAGATTGATTTTGTATTGGGTAATCATGAAATTGCATTGGAAATAAAATCTACTGACAAAATAAGTGAACGTCATGCAAAAGGGTTAAATGCCTTCAGTGAAGAATACAAAGTCAAGCACTCCATTATTGTTTGCAATGAAACTGTACCCCGCAAAATTGGAAATGTACTAGTTCTTCCGTGGCGACAATTTATTCAAAAACTTTGGGCTGGAGATCTTATTCATTAA
- a CDS encoding SET domain-containing protein: MIHPDTELRFISPEVGYGVVAKKFIPKGTITWAMDKLDREITPDEAVKMGPAYLEILDTYCYRNNKGNFILCWDNARFVNHSFNSNCLTTAYEFEIAIRDIQPGEQLTDDYGYLNISEPFRGIDEGTKRKVVYPDDLLRYADVWDKKLIAGLAQFNEVHQPLKKFVQDTILKKVDRIIKGEVEMDSIATCYFDPSKKLKRVGERVNTNGQLQKK; this comes from the coding sequence ATGATACATCCGGATACCGAATTGCGCTTTATAAGTCCTGAAGTTGGTTATGGCGTTGTGGCTAAAAAATTTATTCCTAAAGGCACCATCACATGGGCTATGGATAAACTAGACCGAGAAATCACCCCCGATGAAGCGGTTAAAATGGGACCTGCCTATCTTGAAATTCTTGACACCTATTGTTACCGTAATAACAAAGGCAATTTTATTCTTTGTTGGGACAATGCCCGTTTTGTCAATCATAGTTTCAATTCCAATTGTCTAACTACTGCGTATGAATTTGAAATTGCCATTCGTGATATTCAACCAGGTGAGCAACTAACCGATGATTATGGATATCTCAATATCTCAGAACCATTCAGAGGTATTGATGAAGGCACAAAACGCAAAGTGGTTTATCCTGACGATTTGCTTCGCTATGCAGATGTATGGGACAAAAAATTAATTGCCGGACTTGCTCAATTCAACGAGGTGCATCAACCGCTCAAAAAATTTGTTCAGGATACCATTCTGAAAAAAGTTGACCGCATTATCAAAGGAGAAGTAGAAATGGATTCAATTGCAACATGTTATTTTGATCCTTCAAAAAAATTAAAACGAGTTGGTGAAAGAGTAAACACCAATGGACAGTTGCAGAAGAAATAA
- a CDS encoding SpoIIE family protein phosphatase, with protein sequence MKQKFLSLVSYGIKPETPPAVAEQIRLLNGISILGIPVVAPYALFFFIMGYHLLALVFAVGILIFTAPIFINKWFGINIGRVFTFLLVALFFGLISVLTGHEAGFYLGFVVISVPPVLLYPSIRKGFIFVGFMVICLLCSMYLSMNTDVSTALPFPMSMVIYMINLFSVLFVTLGVVYIFKNELSESRTILAEKNKEIVDSINYAQKIQFTLLAHEELLQKHLQDHFVLFKPKSIVSGDFYWAIAVGNSAARQTKKLDESLFAEENQHQSQNTDLFYLAVCDSTGHGVPGAFMSLLNISFINEAITEKNILEPHEIFNHARLRLTENLGKDGQKDGFDGILVCFNSAEKTITYSAANNAPLLFTNNGIMELKKDKMPVGVSEKKEGFTTYSLQYNPGDILYLYTDGYADQFGGPKGKKFRYKALNELIQTIAPLSMREQKEILNNTLENWMGSLEQIDDVCVIGIRL encoded by the coding sequence ATGAAACAAAAATTTTTATCACTGGTGAGTTATGGGATAAAACCTGAAACCCCTCCGGCTGTGGCTGAGCAGATACGTTTGCTCAATGGAATAAGTATTCTGGGAATACCTGTGGTAGCGCCGTATGCTTTGTTTTTTTTCATCATGGGATACCATTTGTTGGCGCTTGTTTTTGCGGTGGGTATCCTAATTTTTACGGCTCCAATTTTTATCAACAAGTGGTTTGGAATCAATATCGGTCGTGTGTTTACGTTTTTATTGGTTGCACTTTTTTTTGGACTCATTTCAGTTTTAACCGGACATGAGGCAGGTTTTTATCTTGGCTTTGTTGTAATATCTGTTCCACCGGTCTTGCTTTATCCTTCTATAAGAAAGGGATTCATTTTTGTTGGATTCATGGTAATCTGTCTTCTGTGTTCAATGTATCTGAGCATGAATACCGATGTATCAACTGCCTTGCCATTTCCAATGTCTATGGTGATTTATATGATTAATCTTTTTTCAGTGTTGTTTGTTACACTTGGGGTTGTCTACATATTCAAAAATGAACTCAGCGAGAGCCGCACAATTTTAGCAGAAAAAAACAAGGAAATTGTAGACAGTATAAACTATGCGCAGAAAATACAGTTCACCTTACTGGCGCATGAAGAACTTTTGCAAAAACATTTGCAAGATCATTTTGTATTATTCAAACCAAAAAGTATTGTAAGTGGAGATTTTTATTGGGCAATAGCGGTAGGAAATAGCGCAGCGCGACAAACAAAAAAATTAGATGAATCATTATTTGCTGAAGAAAACCAACATCAATCGCAAAACACTGATCTATTTTATTTGGCTGTTTGTGATAGCACAGGCCATGGTGTGCCTGGCGCCTTTATGAGTTTACTGAACATCTCGTTTATCAATGAAGCGATCACTGAAAAAAATATTTTGGAACCACATGAAATTTTTAATCATGCCCGTTTGCGTTTGACTGAAAATCTGGGAAAAGACGGACAAAAAGATGGATTTGACGGAATATTGGTTTGCTTTAATTCTGCAGAAAAAACCATCACCTATTCGGCAGCTAACAATGCTCCGCTTCTGTTTACCAATAACGGAATCATGGAATTGAAAAAAGATAAAATGCCTGTTGGTGTGAGTGAGAAAAAAGAAGGATTTACAACCTATTCTCTTCAGTATAATCCCGGAGATATTTTATACCTCTATACCGATGGTTACGCTGATCAGTTTGGCGGCCCCAAAGGAAAAAAATTCAGGTATAAAGCACTCAATGAATTAATCCAAACAATTGCGCCGTTATCTATGCGTGAACAAAAAGAAATCTTAAACAACACGCTGGAAAATTGGATGGGTAGCCTAGAGCAAATTGATGATGTATGTGTGATAGGCATCAGGCTATAA
- a CDS encoding SulP family inorganic anion transporter has protein sequence MKKTFLGDLLSGLSVSFAALALGAAFGVMSGRGAFAGMIAAGIIPIMTGLFGGTRLSVSGPTGPMTAVSAVVVAFAYDNFTGDKLLAEQFITLVFLMTAVGLIIAGVVRLGKLIELVPKSVILGFMSGIAMVIWVDQFKILFGLGGKVQPGGNPIINYVLAFGTFLLIILLPKILKWLKVPKNIARFVPATLTGIIIMTVITVSMNFGVENISLGASVGSFGEFKNLVISYFPSSDIFTSEYLWMALPYALQLVVLGYLDSLLTALIVDHLTKEKSKLNQELIGQGIANGAAAVLGGIPGAQATIRSVLIYQEGGRTRLAPILAGAFTILGFLVFKDLLVLVASSVFIGVLIKAALDVFERDFLVAYFKNKWFKNRERNIQFIFIMYTMLLTAFYDLNVAVISATALFYICRALFKIKDIEDSFADGQSHDIISEEGLGDGAEK, from the coding sequence ATGAAAAAAACATTTTTAGGAGATTTACTTTCAGGATTGTCTGTAAGTTTTGCTGCGCTGGCATTAGGTGCGGCGTTTGGTGTCATGTCCGGTCGTGGTGCATTTGCCGGTATGATTGCGGCAGGTATCATTCCCATTATGACCGGTTTATTTGGTGGTACTCGCTTGAGTGTATCTGGCCCAACAGGTCCAATGACTGCAGTAAGTGCGGTTGTTGTGGCTTTTGCTTATGATAATTTTACCGGTGATAAATTATTGGCAGAACAATTCATCACGTTAGTTTTTCTAATGACGGCAGTTGGATTAATTATTGCCGGGGTTGTGCGATTGGGTAAATTAATTGAACTGGTACCCAAAAGTGTAATACTTGGTTTCATGAGTGGTATTGCCATGGTTATTTGGGTTGATCAATTTAAAATTTTATTCGGCCTTGGTGGCAAAGTGCAGCCGGGTGGTAATCCGATAATAAATTATGTGCTTGCATTTGGTACTTTTTTACTCATCATTCTTTTGCCTAAAATTTTAAAGTGGTTGAAAGTTCCTAAAAATATTGCACGTTTTGTTCCTGCTACTTTAACCGGAATTATCATCATGACTGTGATTACCGTGAGTATGAATTTTGGTGTTGAAAATATTTCTTTGGGTGCCTCGGTAGGTTCGTTTGGTGAATTTAAAAATCTGGTGATTTCTTATTTTCCTTCTTCAGATATTTTTACCTCAGAATATCTTTGGATGGCCTTGCCTTATGCGTTGCAATTAGTGGTACTGGGATATCTTGATTCATTGCTTACCGCATTGATTGTTGACCACCTCACCAAAGAAAAATCAAAATTAAATCAAGAATTAATTGGTCAGGGCATAGCAAATGGAGCCGCTGCAGTGTTAGGCGGAATACCCGGCGCGCAGGCAACGATACGTTCAGTACTAATTTATCAAGAGGGAGGACGAACAAGATTGGCACCAATCTTAGCAGGTGCATTCACTATTTTAGGTTTTCTTGTTTTTAAAGATTTATTGGTTCTGGTTGCCTCTTCAGTTTTTATTGGTGTATTGATTAAAGCAGCGCTGGATGTTTTTGAACGAGATTTTCTGGTTGCCTATTTCAAAAACAAGTGGTTTAAAAATCGTGAACGGAACATTCAATTTATTTTTATCATGTACACTATGTTGCTCACGGCTTTTTATGATTTGAATGTTGCCGTTATTAGTGCCACCGCATTGTTTTATATCTGCAGGGCCCTATTCAAAATAAAAGACATTGAAGATAGTTTTGCAGATGGGCAATCACATGATATCATCAGTGAAGAAGGGCTTGGTGACGGTGCAGAAAAATAA
- a CDS encoding DUF2309 domain-containing protein — translation MQSSCFNEEHLLHELRHYLPAQAPLKDFVHHNTLHEFQHLNFHDGVVQASRMFGYRVYLSLHEYHVLLRKNEIKKEILQRSIQKFKGDKNATELETKLLACTEGEYLSQKVGKLRAHWKNQYHFDLNGRVHVNVFRLLNSYLDQGVALWKFPLTNTGLLEAVRQLEKESFSGFFRTERGKNLLHDSSVTIEKLLQILVGDSALFEHYVFDQQFEHPGWSGLVATIETQPQTLLDQRKITLKDLVLLELMLEIDTLDHRFGNKWKSLSETLTEKPQGIFDPIQLSETELYYRIWQDAYEWSYYDAVIAGLQTDRLTPDLHERDLRFQAMFCIDDREMTLREYIENIEPNCETFSTAGHFGIDTYFKPQGGKFYTKICPLPVNPKHIVCEKADQSKQKKDLHYNKRTHGLFAGWLIVQTVGFWSALKLFMNIFRPTVSPASASSFRHMDSQSELELENQNPSNKIDDLQIGYSIIEMTDRVESVLKSIGLVHQFAPLIYVIGHGASSTNNTHFSAYDCGACSGRPGSVNARVFSAMGNHPLVRKNLATRGINIPDTTQFLGGLHDTTTDEFHFYDAHKLTETNQRYHHQNLNTFRHALDLNSKERSRRFDLVNTKRKAEDVHQRVKLRAVSLFEPRPEYNHATNTLCIVGKRSLTQNLHLDRRAFLNSYDYEIDPDGKWLLGILNAAAPVCGGINLEYYFSRIDNHKLGAGSKLPHNVMGLIGVANGIEGDLRPGLPQQMIEIHDPLRLLLVVEHQPDVVLNTIKINPATYEWFINEWIHLVVVDPVSEEFYVFTNGQFLPYSCLTKEVLAVDNLEKLVESTSENLPVFTLKQGAL, via the coding sequence ATGCAATCGTCATGTTTTAATGAAGAACATCTACTTCATGAACTACGGCACTATTTGCCGGCTCAGGCGCCGTTGAAAGATTTTGTGCATCACAATACCCTGCATGAATTTCAGCACTTGAATTTTCATGACGGCGTGGTGCAGGCTTCGCGCATGTTTGGATATCGCGTGTATCTTTCACTTCATGAGTATCATGTTTTGCTTAGAAAAAATGAGATTAAAAAAGAGATACTCCAACGCTCAATTCAAAAATTTAAAGGAGATAAAAATGCAACTGAACTTGAAACAAAACTTCTAGCATGTACTGAAGGAGAATACCTAAGTCAAAAGGTTGGTAAATTGCGCGCCCATTGGAAAAATCAATATCATTTTGATCTCAATGGCAGAGTTCATGTAAACGTGTTCAGGTTGTTGAATAGTTACCTTGATCAAGGAGTGGCGCTTTGGAAATTTCCATTAACCAATACCGGATTATTAGAAGCTGTTCGTCAATTAGAAAAAGAAAGTTTTTCAGGTTTTTTTAGAACTGAACGAGGCAAAAATTTATTGCATGACTCATCCGTCACGATTGAAAAACTTTTACAAATTTTAGTTGGAGATTCTGCATTATTTGAACACTATGTTTTTGATCAGCAGTTTGAACATCCCGGCTGGTCAGGTCTTGTAGCAACAATTGAAACTCAGCCTCAAACCTTACTTGACCAGCGAAAAATTACGCTGAAAGATTTAGTATTGCTTGAGCTCATGTTAGAGATTGATACCCTTGATCACCGTTTTGGTAACAAGTGGAAATCGTTGTCAGAAACATTAACAGAAAAACCGCAAGGTATTTTTGACCCAATCCAATTGAGCGAAACAGAATTGTATTATCGCATTTGGCAAGATGCCTATGAGTGGTCATATTATGATGCCGTGATTGCCGGTTTGCAAACAGATAGATTAACACCTGATTTGCATGAGCGTGATTTGCGCTTTCAAGCCATGTTTTGTATTGATGACAGAGAGATGACGCTGCGTGAGTACATTGAAAATATTGAACCAAACTGTGAGACATTTTCAACGGCAGGTCATTTTGGAATAGATACTTATTTCAAACCCCAAGGAGGAAAATTCTATACCAAGATTTGTCCGTTGCCGGTAAATCCCAAACATATCGTTTGTGAAAAAGCTGATCAATCAAAACAGAAAAAAGATTTGCATTATAACAAGCGCACTCATGGATTATTTGCAGGTTGGTTGATTGTTCAAACCGTAGGCTTCTGGAGCGCTCTGAAACTTTTCATGAATATTTTCAGACCAACTGTATCACCCGCCTCAGCATCTTCTTTCAGGCACATGGATTCTCAATCAGAATTAGAGTTAGAAAACCAAAACCCATCAAACAAAATAGATGATTTACAAATTGGATACTCTATAATTGAAATGACAGACAGAGTGGAATCCGTGCTTAAAAGTATTGGTTTGGTTCATCAATTTGCGCCGCTGATTTATGTGATTGGTCATGGTGCTTCAAGTACAAACAATACACATTTTTCAGCGTATGATTGCGGTGCTTGTTCCGGTCGCCCGGGATCTGTTAATGCACGTGTTTTCAGTGCAATGGGGAATCATCCACTGGTGAGAAAAAATTTAGCAACGCGTGGAATAAATATTCCGGATACCACGCAATTTTTAGGTGGTTTGCATGATACCACAACAGATGAATTTCATTTCTACGATGCACATAAACTGACAGAAACCAATCAGCGATATCATCATCAAAATTTAAACACATTCAGACATGCGCTGGATTTAAATTCAAAAGAACGATCACGAAGATTTGATTTAGTGAACACCAAACGAAAAGCAGAAGATGTGCATCAACGTGTTAAATTGCGCGCCGTTTCGCTATTTGAACCGAGACCAGAATATAACCATGCGACCAATACGCTTTGCATTGTGGGCAAAAGATCATTGACTCAAAACTTGCATTTGGATCGTCGTGCATTTTTAAATTCGTATGATTATGAAATTGATCCTGATGGAAAATGGTTGCTCGGAATATTAAATGCAGCTGCTCCGGTTTGCGGTGGTATAAACCTGGAATATTATTTCTCACGCATTGATAATCACAAACTGGGGGCAGGTTCAAAATTACCGCACAACGTGATGGGGTTAATTGGTGTAGCCAACGGCATTGAAGGAGATTTGCGGCCGGGATTACCTCAGCAAATGATTGAAATTCATGATCCGTTGCGATTGTTGTTGGTAGTAGAACATCAACCTGACGTTGTTTTAAACACCATTAAAATAAATCCTGCTACATACGAATGGTTTATCAATGAATGGATTCATTTAGTAGTGGTTGATCCTGTTTCAGAAGAATTCTATGTATTTACCAATGGTCAATTTTTGCCTTATTCATGTTTGACCAAAGAGGTTTTAGCAGTAGATAATCTGGAAAAACTAGTAGAGAGTACATCAGAAAATTTACCGGTATTCACGTTAAAACAGGGAGCGCTATGA
- a CDS encoding class I SAM-dependent methyltransferase — MQRTFAKSWSDYELLDAGNSKKLERWGNVITIRPDRNAFFKPAWSFDEWKKLAQVEFIEKNSSAGEWKMLKPDVIDQWKIKYPFSSQHISHELILNLKLTKFKHTGLFPEQQANWDFVANVVKSGDRFLNLFGYTGTVSLVAKACGAEVFHCDSVKQVIQWGQDNMRDSNLDGIHWVLEDAVKFAQREVKRANKYQCIIMDPPAFGIGANKERWKIEDKFADLLNLASQLIERGGDIIVNTYSPRLTDVEIRSVCNALPGNFKLEITKLAANTTSSKVLDYGELTRLKKI, encoded by the coding sequence ATGCAGCGCACTTTTGCAAAATCATGGAGCGATTACGAATTGCTTGACGCGGGTAATTCAAAAAAATTAGAACGGTGGGGAAATGTCATCACCATTCGTCCTGATCGGAATGCATTTTTTAAACCGGCTTGGTCTTTTGATGAGTGGAAAAAATTGGCGCAGGTTGAATTCATAGAAAAAAATTCTTCTGCCGGCGAATGGAAAATGTTAAAACCGGACGTGATTGATCAGTGGAAAATAAAATATCCGTTCTCATCTCAGCATATTTCGCATGAGTTGATTTTGAATTTAAAACTCACAAAATTCAAGCATACGGGTCTATTCCCTGAACAGCAAGCCAACTGGGACTTTGTTGCAAATGTGGTAAAAAGCGGAGACCGGTTTTTGAATTTATTTGGTTATACCGGAACGGTTTCTTTAGTTGCCAAAGCCTGCGGTGCTGAGGTGTTTCATTGTGATTCTGTTAAGCAAGTAATTCAATGGGGGCAAGATAATATGCGTGATTCAAATTTGGATGGCATTCATTGGGTGTTAGAAGATGCGGTGAAGTTTGCTCAACGAGAAGTGAAAAGAGCCAATAAATATCAATGCATTATTATGGATCCACCTGCTTTTGGTATTGGTGCCAACAAAGAGCGATGGAAAATTGAAGATAAATTTGCGGATCTATTGAATCTGGCCTCCCAGTTGATTGAACGCGGTGGAGATATTATCGTCAACACGTATTCGCCGCGGCTTACTGATGTAGAAATTAGATCGGTTTGTAATGCCTTGCCCGGAAATTTTAAACTTGAAATCACCAAACTGGCAGCAAACACTACATCGTCTAAAGTGCTTGATTACGGCGAGTTGACAAGGTTGAAAAAAATTTAA
- a CDS encoding SHOCT domain-containing protein: protein MSMVLLGVLGPVQGLLSLLILAAPVIIMVIIINNSRTKTKNKPKSNTLDSIPEDESLASDDTYSKIQRLYKLYREGELSKEEFEAEKRKLIQ from the coding sequence ATGAGTATGGTTTTGTTGGGTGTTCTTGGTCCTGTTCAGGGTTTATTGTCATTGCTCATACTGGCCGCTCCTGTTATCATCATGGTGATCATAATAAACAATTCCAGAACGAAAACAAAAAATAAGCCTAAATCAAATACGCTTGATTCAATACCCGAAGACGAATCACTTGCGTCAGATGACACGTATAGTAAAATTCAACGCCTTTACAAATTGTATAGGGAAGGTGAATTATCAAAAGAAGAGTTTGAAGCAGAAAAAAGGAAGTTGATTCAATAG
- a CDS encoding transcriptional repressor, whose amino-acid sequence METKNILSEKGLRVTDFRLQVLEVFKRHENAIDTELLENSLEEFDRITLYRTLKTFIETGIIHEIVMPGDTRKLALCKDDCHVHENGHEHQHLHFKCENCNQVFCLELKEFPVVKYPKFKIHHLEILGSGLCEGCR is encoded by the coding sequence TTGGAAACAAAAAATATTTTATCAGAAAAAGGATTGCGCGTTACAGACTTCCGCTTGCAGGTTCTTGAAGTATTCAAGCGTCATGAAAATGCCATTGACACCGAACTGCTTGAAAATTCATTAGAAGAATTTGATCGCATCACCTTATACCGCACGCTAAAAACATTCATTGAAACAGGCATTATCCACGAAATTGTGATGCCCGGCGACACCAGAAAATTAGCCCTCTGCAAAGACGATTGTCACGTACATGAAAACGGACACGAACATCAACACCTCCACTTCAAATGTGAAAACTGCAACCAGGTTTTTTGTTTAGAACTCAAAGAATTCCCCGTAGTAAAATATCCAAAATTCAAAATTCATCATCTTGAAATATTGGGCAGCGGCTTGTGTGAGGGGTGTAGGTGA
- a CDS encoding TonB-dependent receptor, with protein MFQKYKIFWLVILLVVEFGVQAQTFKGRVLDVETQLPVPFATVFINELSNGTFTDSAGYFEFQNFPSSEVSLKISAVGYGSSTFPASMNMTQPVVFFLTSAHIHLDEIIVSTPFGKLQQENVTNVEWRRINELNRIPNMTLSDAIVNIPGVYISSLGAGIGKPVIRGLSGTRVLTYLNGLRIENQQWGDDHGMGLTDLGVDAVEIIKGPASLLYGSDALGGVLYFVNEPYAHLNSFEGYVQSQSESNSLGSSNKIGLKWNKNGVKLNFFGGHSFQGDYIMPNGYRIFDSRFSSSAAKISLGYNKKFWVGNLHYGLVSSFVGLPGHTHDDSLYAELFYSTEPAWLKTLPHQFITNHFISAENKFYFENSTLEILLGYTMNHLREFEEKYTIPGMDLRLTNSVGTIKWKKELGKKFEFILGGQGMYQINHNNPKAEETLIPDNTSFDAGLFSLLLFEHKNLTFQGGLRFDLRNVETKEPFNGFDAFNKQYQSFNYSAGLAYQADSLSFRVNVSSGYRAPHTSELLANGIHHGTFRYTIGDPDLKTEYATQIDFSIGAHYDHLEIIFNPFFNQINNYIFLSPQDTLIENFPVYQYSQSEKAQLFGGDFSLHLHPHFAHWLHIQSSFSYIYAQQQNETPLPLIPQNRINTQLKFELHSHQKFSLADIVVQHYFYFAQNRVTTFETPTSAYHLINLGLNFKWITKHQPVLFQVGVKNLLNTDYVDHLSRLKNIGLSMPGINFYLGIKYNFEKRLTTKNK; from the coding sequence ATGTTTCAAAAATACAAAATATTCTGGTTGGTTATTTTGTTGGTTGTTGAATTTGGTGTGCAAGCCCAAACTTTCAAGGGTCGTGTATTAGATGTAGAAACTCAGCTGCCTGTGCCCTTTGCTACGGTTTTTATCAATGAACTTTCTAACGGAACATTTACGGACAGCGCAGGATATTTTGAATTTCAAAATTTTCCATCGTCTGAGGTCAGCTTGAAAATTTCAGCCGTGGGGTATGGTTCGTCTACTTTTCCCGCATCAATGAATATGACTCAACCCGTGGTGTTTTTTTTAACGTCAGCGCATATTCACTTGGATGAAATTATTGTATCAACTCCGTTTGGAAAATTACAACAAGAGAATGTAACAAATGTTGAATGGCGTCGCATCAATGAATTGAACAGAATTCCAAACATGACACTTTCTGATGCCATTGTAAATATTCCGGGTGTATATATTAGTAGTTTGGGTGCGGGAATTGGAAAACCCGTCATTCGCGGCTTAAGTGGCACACGCGTTCTAACTTATTTGAACGGGCTCAGAATTGAAAATCAGCAATGGGGAGATGATCATGGTATGGGATTAACTGATTTGGGTGTAGATGCCGTTGAAATAATAAAAGGCCCCGCATCTTTATTATACGGAAGTGATGCTTTGGGAGGTGTACTTTATTTTGTGAATGAACCGTATGCACATCTCAATTCGTTTGAAGGATATGTTCAAAGTCAATCTGAATCTAACAGTTTAGGTTCATCTAATAAAATTGGATTGAAATGGAATAAAAACGGAGTGAAGCTAAATTTTTTCGGGGGACATTCTTTTCAGGGTGATTATATAATGCCCAATGGATACCGAATTTTTGATTCGCGGTTTTCATCATCTGCCGCAAAAATTTCTCTGGGTTATAATAAAAAATTCTGGGTAGGTAATTTGCATTATGGTCTTGTATCTAGCTTTGTTGGACTCCCGGGTCATACGCATGATGATAGCCTGTATGCTGAACTTTTCTACAGCACTGAACCGGCCTGGCTAAAAACGCTGCCACACCAGTTTATTACCAATCATTTTATATCGGCAGAAAATAAATTCTATTTTGAAAATAGCACGCTTGAAATTTTGTTGGGATATACCATGAATCATCTGCGAGAGTTTGAAGAAAAATATACTATTCCCGGAATGGATTTGCGATTAACCAATAGTGTAGGTACTATCAAATGGAAAAAAGAATTAGGTAAAAAATTTGAATTTATTCTTGGCGGTCAAGGCATGTATCAAATCAATCACAACAACCCAAAAGCTGAAGAGACGCTGATTCCGGATAATACCAGTTTTGATGCAGGACTTTTCAGCTTGCTTTTATTTGAGCACAAAAATCTGACTTTTCAAGGCGGTTTGCGATTTGATTTGCGTAACGTTGAAACGAAAGAACCGTTCAATGGTTTTGACGCATTTAACAAACAATATCAAAGTTTTAATTACTCAGCCGGTCTTGCTTATCAAGCTGATTCATTAAGTTTCAGAGTAAACGTTTCCAGCGGTTATCGTGCGCCGCACACATCAGAACTATTGGCTAACGGCATACATCATGGGACATTCAGGTACACCATTGGAGACCCGGATCTTAAAACCGAATATGCAACACAAATTGATTTTTCAATAGGCGCACATTATGATCATCTTGAAATTATTTTTAATCCATTTTTTAATCAGATAAACAACTATATTTTTCTATCACCTCAAGATACCCTGATTGAAAATTTTCCGGTTTATCAATACAGTCAAAGTGAGAAAGCACAATTATTTGGCGGAGATTTTTCTCTGCACCTGCATCCGCATTTTGCACATTGGTTACATATTCAGTCATCTTTCTCATATATCTATGCGCAGCAACAAAATGAAACACCATTGCCCCTGATACCGCAAAACAGAATCAATACACAATTGAAATTTGAATTACACAGTCATCAGAAATTTTCACTTGCTGATATTGTTGTACAACACTATTTTTATTTTGCACAGAACAGAGTAACCACTTTTGAAACGCCCACTTCAGCGTATCATCTGATAAACCTTGGATTAAATTTTAAATGGATAACAAAACATCAACCCGTATTATTTCAGGTTGGTGTGAAAAATCTTTTGAATACTGATTATGTTGATCATTTGTCAAGACTCAAAAATATTGGGCTCAGCATGCCGGGTATCAATTTTTATCTTGGCATAAAATACAATTTTGAAAAACGACTCACTACTAAAAACAAATAA